The following are encoded in a window of Psychrobacter sp. P11F6 genomic DNA:
- a CDS encoding molybdopterin oxidoreductase family protein, with protein sequence MASEKSHTEEQTHFRTCNLCEAMCGIVIKHDGKKVLSIKGDKDDPFSKGYICPKATALQDLHEDSDRLRHPVERTANGWKEISWAEALDKVAAGIQSVQKKHGQNAFGIYLGNPNVHNLGGMLTIKHLLTSIKTRSRFSATSIDQLPHHIVSMHLFGHMLRIPVPDVNRTQYMLIIGGNPLASNGSIMTAPNMRQKLKDIKARDGKVVVIDPRRTETADIASEHHFIRPATDVLLLLAMLNEIYLQGYAGKARANNNRAAALAPEIERIADFAKDYSAESVAEITGIAASEIKRLVKEFCEAESSVCYGRMGVSVQEFGLLSQYLIMLINIVTGRLDEVGGLMFPNPAVDVVNNSGPGYLGKRHSRVSNLPDFNGDYPVVAMADEMLVEGAGQLKGFMTVAGNPVLSTPNGEKLDTAFANLDFMVAIDYFVTETSRHAHIILPPVSPLERDHYDVTFNNFAVHNVAKYSKALFAKEKNAKHDWQIYLELAKRLDKKAVLATKVERLLIKVLGPKFVLNQGLKRGPYKGLNLKQLKKNPHGIDLGSLKTMLPQALKHKDKQIHLNVDFYQADLERVQEMMQDYDDKQILLIGRRHVRSNNSWLHNSYRLVKGKPRCTLMLHPETAKEYGIEDGQNVKVTSRVGSVTIVAEVTDELMPKVVSIPHGWGHGRKGVKQKIAQAHAGVSVNDLTDDTLIDQLSGNAAVNGVPVQLQAIAPEVVDLETTDLEMADSDVNSDIESGSAA encoded by the coding sequence ATGGCTAGTGAAAAGAGTCACACGGAAGAACAAACACATTTTAGAACCTGTAATTTGTGTGAAGCGATGTGCGGTATTGTCATCAAGCACGATGGTAAAAAGGTATTATCGATTAAAGGCGATAAAGACGATCCATTTTCTAAAGGGTATATTTGTCCAAAAGCGACTGCTTTGCAAGACTTGCATGAAGACAGTGATCGCCTGCGTCATCCCGTTGAGAGAACCGCTAACGGTTGGAAAGAGATTAGTTGGGCTGAGGCGTTAGATAAGGTGGCAGCTGGTATTCAGTCGGTACAGAAAAAACATGGTCAAAACGCTTTCGGGATTTATTTAGGCAATCCTAATGTCCATAATTTGGGCGGCATGTTAACCATTAAGCATCTATTAACCAGTATTAAGACGCGCAGTCGCTTTTCTGCGACTTCCATCGACCAGTTGCCGCATCACATTGTTAGCATGCATCTGTTCGGGCATATGCTGCGCATCCCTGTGCCTGACGTCAATCGTACCCAATATATGCTCATCATTGGTGGCAATCCGCTGGCGTCTAATGGCAGTATTATGACCGCACCAAATATGCGTCAAAAACTAAAAGATATCAAAGCGCGTGATGGTAAAGTGGTAGTCATTGATCCAAGACGCACCGAAACGGCAGATATTGCTAGCGAGCATCATTTTATCCGCCCAGCGACAGATGTCTTACTCTTGCTTGCCATGCTCAATGAAATCTATTTACAAGGTTATGCAGGCAAGGCACGTGCTAACAATAATAGAGCGGCAGCGCTCGCGCCAGAGATTGAGCGCATTGCAGACTTTGCCAAAGACTATAGCGCCGAGTCCGTTGCTGAGATTACTGGCATTGCGGCAAGCGAGATTAAACGACTCGTCAAAGAGTTTTGCGAAGCAGAAAGCTCGGTCTGCTACGGTCGCATGGGTGTATCGGTGCAAGAGTTTGGCTTATTAAGCCAATATCTAATTATGCTGATTAATATTGTCACAGGTCGCTTGGATGAAGTGGGTGGTCTAATGTTCCCTAATCCTGCGGTTGATGTGGTCAATAACTCTGGCCCAGGTTATTTAGGTAAGCGTCATAGCCGCGTGAGTAACTTGCCTGATTTTAACGGTGATTATCCAGTGGTGGCAATGGCGGATGAGATGCTGGTAGAAGGGGCAGGACAGTTAAAAGGATTTATGACTGTCGCGGGCAATCCTGTACTCAGCACGCCCAATGGTGAAAAGTTAGATACGGCTTTTGCCAACTTAGACTTTATGGTCGCTATTGACTACTTTGTCACAGAAACCAGCCGTCATGCGCATATTATTTTGCCGCCAGTATCGCCGCTAGAACGTGACCATTATGATGTTACCTTTAATAATTTCGCCGTTCATAATGTGGCTAAATATTCAAAAGCATTGTTTGCTAAAGAAAAAAACGCCAAACATGATTGGCAAATCTACTTAGAGCTGGCAAAACGCTTGGATAAAAAAGCCGTACTTGCAACCAAAGTTGAACGTCTATTAATAAAAGTTTTGGGTCCGAAATTTGTGCTTAATCAAGGTCTAAAACGTGGGCCTTATAAGGGTCTCAATCTAAAGCAATTGAAGAAAAATCCGCATGGTATTGATTTGGGATCGCTCAAAACCATGCTGCCACAAGCGTTAAAACACAAAGACAAGCAGATTCATCTTAATGTTGATTTTTATCAAGCAGATTTAGAGCGGGTGCAGGAGATGATGCAGGACTATGATGACAAGCAAATTCTATTGATTGGTCGTCGTCATGTCCGCAGCAATAATTCGTGGCTGCATAACAGCTATCGCTTGGTAAAAGGTAAGCCGCGCTGTACGCTCATGCTGCATCCTGAAACAGCGAAAGAGTACGGTATTGAGGATGGTCAAAACGTGAAAGTAACGTCGCGTGTGGGTAGTGTGACGATCGTAGCAGAAGTGACGGATGAGCTGATGCCCAAAGTGGTGAGTATCCCTCATGGGTGGGGTCACGGCCGTAAAGGTGTGAAGCAAAAGATTGCGCAAGCGCATGCTGGCGTTAGTGTTAACGATTTGACGGACGATACCTTAATCGATCAGCTAAGTGGCAATGCGGCAGTCAATGGCGTACCGGTACAACTGCAAGCAATCGCGCCAGAAGTGGTTGATTTGGAGACGACTGACTTGGAGATGGCTGACTCTGATGTTAATTCTGATATTGAATCAGGGAGCGCTGCATAA
- a CDS encoding D-amino acid dehydrogenase codes for MTHIAVLGAGVVGVTTAWYLRQAGYDVTVIEREPAAGMQTSFANGGQISVSHATPWANPAAPMKALKWLFREDAPLLYRLRADKAQLKWAMQFLQECRADKADANLVQMVRLGLYSRDTLQQLRADIGIDYEQQTRGIMHFYTNQAEFDAAIAPTERMQALGCERHVIDINNAVNLEPALYPIAHKLKGATYTSRDESGNAHLFTQRLAERCIEAGVKFLYDTEILALNTDAHSARPHIHSITIKPKGENAQTFSADSHVLALGSYSVSLMKPLHIHLPIFPAKGYSATYQINPRAPHLAPFVSLIDDEFKLVTSRLGDKLRVAGTAEFNGYNLDLNSTRCAAITRRVQQLFPKGIIANSVQYWTGLRPMTPSNVPLIGRAHRGQVRHGSHNVDASFDNLWLNTGHGTLGWTHACGSAKAISLLIQGETPPVDFDFVGLEM; via the coding sequence ATGACCCATATTGCGGTACTCGGAGCGGGCGTGGTGGGCGTGACCACCGCATGGTATCTTCGCCAAGCAGGCTACGATGTGACCGTCATTGAGCGTGAGCCAGCCGCCGGTATGCAGACCTCATTTGCCAATGGTGGGCAAATATCTGTCTCGCACGCAACCCCTTGGGCCAATCCAGCGGCTCCAATGAAAGCGCTTAAATGGCTGTTTCGCGAGGATGCACCGCTGTTGTATCGCTTGCGTGCTGATAAGGCACAGCTTAAGTGGGCGATGCAGTTTTTGCAAGAATGCCGTGCAGATAAAGCCGATGCCAATCTGGTACAAATGGTACGTTTAGGCTTGTATTCACGAGATACACTACAACAGCTGCGTGCTGATATTGGTATTGATTACGAGCAGCAAACGCGCGGTATTATGCATTTTTATACCAATCAAGCGGAATTTGATGCCGCCATTGCGCCAACGGAGCGCATGCAAGCGTTAGGCTGTGAGCGTCATGTCATCGATATCAATAATGCCGTAAACCTAGAGCCTGCGCTTTACCCTATTGCTCATAAGCTAAAAGGTGCGACTTATACCAGCCGTGATGAATCGGGTAATGCCCATTTATTTACCCAGCGCTTAGCCGAGCGCTGCATCGAGGCTGGCGTGAAGTTTTTATACGATACCGAGATTCTGGCGTTAAACACTGACGCCCATTCTGCTCGCCCGCATATCCATAGTATTACCATTAAACCCAAGGGCGAAAACGCGCAAACCTTTAGTGCAGACAGCCATGTACTGGCATTGGGCAGCTATAGCGTATCGCTCATGAAACCGCTGCATATTCATCTACCTATTTTCCCTGCTAAAGGCTACTCGGCCACTTATCAAATCAACCCCCGCGCCCCGCATCTAGCACCCTTTGTCAGTCTCATTGATGATGAGTTTAAGCTGGTGACATCACGCCTTGGTGACAAGTTACGCGTCGCTGGAACGGCAGAATTTAACGGCTACAATTTGGATTTAAATAGCACCCGCTGTGCTGCCATTACCCGCCGTGTGCAGCAGTTATTTCCCAAAGGTATCATTGCCAATTCTGTGCAATATTGGACAGGACTACGTCCGATGACACCTTCTAATGTACCGTTAATTGGGCGCGCGCACAGAGGTCAAGTCCGTCATGGCAGTCATAATGTGGATGCTAGTTTTGATAATTTATGGCTTAATACTGGTCATGGTACGCTTGGTTGGACCCATGCTTGCGGTTCGGCAAAGGCGATCAGCTTATTGATACAGGGTGAGACACCGCCAGTCGATTTTGATTTTGTTGGCTTAGAAATGTAA
- a CDS encoding YgfZ/GcvT domain-containing protein has product MTQSNVSTLPSTLPHFVQLTIQGEDAEKFLQGQLTSDVTKLGLSYQATALSNLKGRIDFGLWIKKQAEKHYDVVISADCAEAFQAHLKKFGAFSKFDTSTPAPIYPCVLDDVPTFSHQEDHNTPTDTQAWMQASLAIGNYWIVAATQGLFQPQELRLHQRGGMDYDKGCYLGQEVIARIYFKAAPKAFLHYVSGAGDVPAAGDKLEKIQVVNAIADDTINGNGFKALVIARPEHLADSEFTILDLPPALQADVARQK; this is encoded by the coding sequence ATGACTCAATCAAACGTATCGACCCTCCCATCAACATTGCCACACTTTGTTCAACTAACGATTCAAGGTGAAGATGCAGAAAAATTCTTGCAGGGGCAGCTAACCTCTGATGTCACCAAGCTCGGACTCAGTTATCAAGCAACGGCGCTTAGTAATCTAAAAGGTCGCATTGATTTTGGTTTGTGGATAAAAAAACAAGCCGAAAAGCATTATGATGTGGTTATCAGTGCCGATTGCGCTGAGGCTTTTCAAGCCCATTTAAAAAAGTTCGGTGCCTTTTCAAAATTTGACACCAGTACGCCGGCGCCCATTTATCCTTGCGTGCTTGATGACGTGCCAACTTTTAGTCATCAGGAAGACCACAATACGCCAACCGATACCCAAGCATGGATGCAAGCGAGTCTTGCCATTGGCAACTATTGGATAGTTGCTGCCACGCAAGGTCTGTTTCAGCCACAAGAGCTGCGTCTGCATCAGCGCGGCGGTATGGACTATGACAAAGGCTGCTATCTTGGTCAAGAAGTGATTGCCCGTATTTATTTTAAGGCAGCGCCAAAAGCGTTTTTACATTATGTCAGCGGCGCAGGTGACGTGCCAGCAGCCGGTGACAAGCTAGAAAAAATTCAGGTGGTCAATGCGATTGCCGATGACACTATTAATGGTAATGGTTTTAAAGCATTGGTCATTGCCCGTCCAGAGCATTTAGCCGATAGTGAGTTTACGATATTAGACTTACCGCCAGCGCTGCAAGCCGATGTTGCGCGTCAAAAATAG
- a CDS encoding zinc ribbon domain-containing protein YjdM has protein sequence MSLPNCPKCDAEYTYEDGALLVCPMCAHEWTAAETDAAQAEEQDAVIRDAVGNELQDGDTVTVIKDLKVKGSSIVIKVGTKAKGIRLLPDASDGHDIDCKLDGFGPMKLKSSVVKKA, from the coding sequence ATGAGCTTACCCAATTGCCCAAAATGCGATGCTGAATATACGTACGAAGATGGTGCGTTACTGGTATGTCCCATGTGTGCTCATGAATGGACTGCGGCTGAAACCGATGCGGCACAAGCTGAAGAGCAAGACGCGGTCATTCGTGATGCGGTCGGTAATGAGCTGCAAGATGGCGATACCGTCACCGTGATTAAAGACTTAAAAGTCAAAGGCTCATCGATTGTTATTAAAGTTGGTACCAAAGCAAAAGGTATTCGCCTGCTGCCCGATGCCTCTGATGGTCATGATATTGACTGTAAACTTGATGGCTTTGGGCCAATGAAGCTTAAATCATCTGTTGTTAAAAAAGCATAA
- the hemL gene encoding glutamate-1-semialdehyde 2,1-aminomutase, whose protein sequence is MSTKNEQLFAQARKHIPGGVNSPVRAFAGVGGTPIFMHRANGSKIYDTEDNAYIDYVGSWGPMILGHAHPKVIDAVKKAADDGLSFGTPTPFETTVADKICEIVPSVEMIRMTSSGTEATMSAIRLARGYTQRDKIVKFEGCYHGHSDSLLVKAGSGMLDIGEPTSKGVPADFAKHTITIPYNDPQAIKDCFEKWGEEVACIILEPIAGNMNMVIPTQEFHDTLRAECTANGSVLIFDEVMTGFRVGLGGAQAHFGIDPDLTCFGKIIGAGLPVGAFGGKKEVMSCIAPLGGVYQAGTLSGNPLAMRAGIAMFEDLTVDGFYAELAAKVDRLVDGFQAAADKHGINMRTNKLGGMFGMFFVKDNETDTPKNFDDVTECDMTVFNTFFHGMLDRGIYLAPSAYEAGFMSIKHSDEDIDASIKAADEIFAEMAKA, encoded by the coding sequence ATGAGCACTAAAAACGAACAGCTATTTGCGCAAGCTCGCAAACATATTCCTGGCGGCGTAAACTCGCCCGTCCGTGCCTTTGCTGGTGTTGGTGGCACGCCTATTTTTATGCACCGTGCTAACGGCAGCAAAATTTATGACACCGAAGACAATGCTTACATCGATTATGTCGGCTCTTGGGGTCCAATGATTTTGGGTCATGCGCACCCTAAAGTGATTGATGCCGTTAAAAAAGCGGCTGATGATGGTTTAAGCTTTGGTACGCCAACGCCGTTTGAAACCACTGTTGCCGATAAAATTTGCGAAATTGTCCCAAGCGTTGAGATGATTCGCATGACTAGCTCCGGTACAGAAGCGACCATGAGTGCAATTCGTTTGGCTCGTGGCTATACCCAACGTGACAAAATCGTTAAATTTGAAGGTTGCTATCATGGGCATTCAGACAGCTTATTAGTAAAAGCAGGTTCGGGCATGCTAGATATTGGCGAGCCAACCTCAAAAGGTGTGCCAGCGGATTTTGCTAAGCACACCATTACCATTCCTTATAATGATCCGCAAGCGATTAAAGATTGCTTTGAGAAATGGGGCGAAGAAGTCGCCTGCATTATCTTAGAGCCGATCGCTGGCAACATGAATATGGTCATTCCGACCCAAGAATTCCATGATACCTTGCGTGCAGAATGTACTGCCAACGGTTCAGTGCTGATCTTTGATGAAGTGATGACGGGCTTCCGTGTTGGTCTGGGCGGCGCACAAGCACATTTCGGCATTGATCCTGATTTGACGTGCTTTGGTAAAATCATCGGTGCAGGTCTGCCAGTTGGCGCTTTCGGTGGTAAAAAAGAAGTGATGTCTTGCATTGCGCCACTCGGCGGCGTCTATCAAGCTGGCACATTGTCAGGTAATCCACTGGCAATGCGTGCGGGTATCGCGATGTTTGAAGACTTAACCGTAGATGGTTTTTATGCTGAGTTAGCAGCGAAAGTTGATCGTCTAGTAGACGGTTTTCAAGCGGCGGCTGACAAACACGGCATCAACATGCGTACCAATAAATTGGGCGGCATGTTTGGCATGTTCTTTGTGAAAGACAATGAGACTGACACGCCAAAGAACTTCGATGACGTGACAGAGTGCGATATGACAGTGTTTAATACGTTCTTTCACGGCATGCTAGATCGCGGAATTTATTTGGCACCCTCTGCTTATGAAGCAGGCTTTATGTCTATCAAGCATAGCGATGAAGATATTGATGCGTCGATTAAAGCTGCTGACGAGATTTTTGCAGAAATGGCAAAAGCGTAA
- a CDS encoding AMP-binding protein, which produces MTTSTNDIPSSNTPPLWQASYEKYGIRNNLDVLDNKHNLLDLLQPKIDQHSDSVAFSMGPATLTFAQLDIASRRFAAFLQAQGINKGDRVAVQLPNILQYAVVLLGCLRAGAVLVNVNPMYTHYELAHQLTDAQASVLIVLDGMTSAYDQLDDAVKAQLSLVVHCSVNPNAAPADNDIALLTQLEPSADTTRQFNQTNQTTADNAVNYISEQNISFAHIMSAYHAEQYQPVTIEREDLALLQYTGGTTGKPKGAMLTHYNVMANVCQCYAMFGHAIEAGRSEQIKILNPLPLYHIFSFTVCGLLGIYGGWEDILVTNPRDIDGLVNTIEQHRPHVIPSVNTLFIGMLHRPKFTNLDFSRLALSIGGGTAIIKAVSDQWQQVTGMIINEGYGMSETAPVISFNPPDIDRFNGSVGLPLAMMDIKIIDEQGATCAIGTRGEVCIKGPQVMRGYWQRDNADTFTKDGYFKSGDIGVLDEHGFLTLVDRKKDMILVSGFNVYPNEVEAALTEHPKVLEVAVVGIVDEHSGEVPKAFVVKKDSSLTVEELQSFASERLTGYKRPQSYEFIDELPKTAVGKILRKSLR; this is translated from the coding sequence ATGACTACAAGCACTAATGATATACCTAGCAGTAATACGCCACCGTTATGGCAAGCCTCATATGAGAAATATGGAATAAGAAATAATTTAGATGTATTAGATAACAAGCACAACCTGCTAGATTTGTTGCAACCTAAGATAGATCAGCATAGTGATTCTGTAGCTTTTAGTATGGGGCCTGCCACCCTTACCTTTGCACAATTGGATATTGCCAGCCGCCGCTTTGCTGCTTTTTTGCAAGCACAAGGAATCAATAAAGGCGACCGTGTCGCTGTGCAGTTACCCAATATATTGCAGTATGCCGTGGTGTTACTTGGTTGTCTGCGAGCAGGCGCGGTATTGGTGAATGTCAATCCGATGTATACCCATTATGAATTGGCGCATCAGCTGACGGATGCTCAAGCTAGTGTGCTGATTGTCCTCGATGGTATGACCTCTGCTTACGATCAGTTAGATGATGCAGTCAAAGCGCAACTGTCATTGGTTGTACATTGTTCCGTCAATCCGAATGCTGCACCTGCTGATAACGATATTGCTTTGCTTACCCAACTTGAACCGTCAGCCGATACTACTCGTCAATTCAATCAAACCAACCAAACCACAGCCGATAATGCTGTAAACTATATCTCAGAGCAGAATATAAGCTTTGCCCATATTATGAGTGCATACCACGCTGAGCAATATCAGCCTGTTACTATTGAGCGTGAAGATTTAGCTTTATTGCAATATACGGGTGGCACGACCGGCAAGCCAAAAGGCGCGATGCTCACGCATTACAATGTCATGGCCAATGTCTGTCAGTGTTATGCGATGTTTGGTCATGCGATTGAAGCGGGTCGTAGCGAGCAGATCAAAATACTCAATCCGTTGCCGCTTTATCATATCTTCTCATTTACCGTTTGCGGCTTACTAGGCATTTATGGCGGCTGGGAAGACATACTGGTCACCAATCCGCGTGATATCGATGGACTAGTCAATACCATCGAGCAGCATCGTCCGCATGTCATTCCTTCGGTTAATACCTTATTTATTGGTATGCTGCATCGTCCAAAGTTTACCAACCTTGATTTTAGTCGCTTGGCACTGTCTATTGGTGGCGGCACAGCAATCATCAAAGCCGTATCTGATCAGTGGCAACAAGTCACTGGTATGATTATCAATGAAGGTTACGGCATGTCTGAAACTGCACCAGTTATCTCTTTTAATCCACCTGATATAGATCGTTTCAACGGTAGCGTTGGTCTGCCACTTGCGATGATGGATATTAAAATCATTGATGAACAAGGTGCAACTTGTGCAATAGGTACACGGGGCGAGGTTTGTATTAAAGGCCCGCAGGTCATGCGTGGTTATTGGCAACGAGACAATGCAGATACTTTTACAAAGGATGGCTACTTTAAATCAGGTGATATTGGTGTGCTAGATGAACATGGATTTTTGACGCTGGTGGATCGCAAAAAAGACATGATACTGGTTTCAGGATTTAACGTCTATCCAAACGAAGTGGAAGCGGCATTGACAGAGCATCCGAAAGTACTTGAAGTCGCGGTGGTTGGTATTGTAGATGAGCACAGCGGCGAGGTACCCAAAGCGTTTGTGGTCAAAAAAGATTCGAGCCTAACGGTAGAAGAGTTACAAAGCTTCGCAAGCGAACGTTTAACAGGTTATAAACGCCCGCAGTCATACGAGTTTATCGATGAATTGCCCAAAACGGCGGTAGGAAAAATATTACGTAAGTCTTTACGTTAG
- a CDS encoding DUF962 domain-containing protein encodes MMTTVSPTKQKFYDFYLAEHQNMACRRLHFAGSSFGLLGLAKSVKTASPKPLLKGLAAGYACAWVGHFFFEKNKPASFKFPLKSFVSDFRMYSDVLRGRLSLKDRKFDKIGR; translated from the coding sequence ATGATGACAACCGTCAGCCCAACAAAGCAGAAATTTTATGACTTCTACTTAGCTGAACATCAAAACATGGCTTGCCGCCGCTTACATTTCGCCGGTAGTAGCTTTGGCTTATTGGGACTCGCAAAGTCGGTCAAAACCGCTTCGCCAAAACCATTACTCAAAGGCCTCGCTGCTGGATATGCTTGCGCTTGGGTCGGTCATTTTTTCTTTGAAAAAAACAAACCTGCCTCGTTCAAATTCCCGCTAAAAAGCTTTGTTAGCGACTTTCGTATGTACAGTGATGTCCTACGCGGTAGACTCAGCTTAAAAGACCGTAAATTTGATAAAATCGGACGATAA
- the ppx gene encoding exopolyphosphatase, whose protein sequence is MPIDYLTNPPLADDEMMAAIDIGSNSFHLAIARLDHGEVRKVVSMSEKVQLAAGLDENNILSAAAAQRGLDCLSRFVARLDSVPPERIRVVATNALRQAKNANDFIARANKILPKPIEIIAGREEARLIYLGVSHTNASSDKRLVVDIGGGSTEFIIGQEFDPLLTESLQMGCVAFTQKYFADGQITKEAFNNAISAARKEVLAIQGRYQKLGWSSVVGSSGTIKAVRNVLVSKGWADEQERITYKGVKKLEKLLLKIGNVDDIDLEGVKEHRKAVFPAGVAVLRAVMKVLGVDTITYSDGALREGVMYDMLGRFASEDVRDRSVLALIKRYSGDKKQAKQVVKTSRHLFEQVKEKLALTNDDCDLLRRAAFLHEIGLAISHSSYHKHSAYLLEYSDIPGFSQVDQKRMAQLMLNHRRKLKADMLEQTCTIGGNQLVYLCLLLRLSVLAHHSRSDYELPELQLQAMDDHCWQITVADSSEHYAFLLPDLHTEIEQFAKWGVTLSVVEG, encoded by the coding sequence ATGCCTATTGACTACCTTACAAATCCGCCGCTTGCTGATGATGAAATGATGGCAGCCATTGATATCGGTTCCAATAGTTTTCATCTGGCCATTGCGCGTCTTGACCATGGTGAGGTGCGAAAAGTCGTTTCTATGTCTGAAAAAGTTCAGCTCGCCGCAGGCTTGGATGAAAACAATATCTTAAGTGCGGCAGCTGCACAGCGAGGTCTTGACTGTTTGAGCCGATTTGTGGCGCGTTTGGATTCGGTACCACCCGAACGCATTCGCGTGGTTGCGACCAACGCTTTACGCCAAGCCAAAAATGCTAATGATTTTATTGCCCGTGCCAATAAAATATTGCCGAAACCTATTGAGATTATCGCGGGACGAGAAGAGGCACGTTTGATTTATTTGGGCGTGTCACACACCAATGCCAGTAGTGATAAGCGTTTGGTCGTCGATATCGGCGGTGGTTCGACCGAGTTCATCATTGGTCAAGAGTTCGATCCGCTATTGACCGAGAGTTTGCAGATGGGCTGTGTCGCCTTTACCCAGAAGTACTTTGCCGATGGTCAAATCACGAAAGAAGCCTTTAATAATGCGATATCAGCCGCTCGCAAAGAAGTGTTAGCGATTCAGGGTCGTTATCAAAAATTGGGCTGGAGTAGTGTGGTTGGCTCGAGTGGGACGATTAAAGCGGTACGTAATGTGCTGGTATCTAAGGGCTGGGCTGATGAGCAAGAGCGCATCACTTATAAAGGTGTCAAAAAGTTAGAGAAACTGTTGCTTAAAATTGGCAACGTCGATGACATCGATTTAGAAGGTGTTAAGGAACATCGCAAAGCCGTCTTCCCTGCAGGCGTTGCGGTACTGCGTGCGGTCATGAAAGTGCTGGGTGTCGATACCATTACTTACTCAGATGGTGCACTACGTGAAGGTGTGATGTACGACATGCTTGGACGCTTTGCTAGCGAAGATGTTCGTGACCGCAGTGTGCTGGCGCTGATTAAGCGTTATTCAGGGGACAAAAAACAAGCCAAACAAGTGGTGAAAACCAGTCGTCATTTATTTGAGCAAGTAAAGGAGAAGCTCGCCCTTACCAATGATGATTGTGATTTACTCAGGCGTGCGGCTTTCTTGCATGAGATAGGATTGGCCATCAGTCATAGTAGTTATCATAAGCATAGCGCGTATTTGCTTGAGTATTCTGATATTCCAGGATTCTCGCAAGTCGATCAAAAGCGCATGGCACAGCTGATGCTCAATCATCGTCGTAAGCTCAAGGCTGATATGTTAGAGCAGACCTGTACTATCGGTGGTAATCAGCTCGTTTATCTTTGCCTGTTGCTACGCTTATCCGTACTAGCGCATCACAGCCGCAGCGATTATGAATTACCAGAATTACAGTTACAAGCCATGGATGATCATTGCTGGCAAATCACCGTTGCCGATAGTAGTGAGCATTATGCTTTCTTATTGCCGGATCTGCATACTGAGATTGAGCAGTTTGCTAAATGGGGCGTGACGCTGAGCGTGGTTGAGGGCTAG